The DNA window GCATCGTCCCCAGCGGCGCGTTTGGCAAGCCACGACGACACGTCACCACCAAGAACCACTACGCGCTGCTTCACATCGACCTTGATCGTGTCGTCCTTGGTGTGCGGGTTCTGTTTCAACCGCTCCACCACCGTCGACTTGATTTCTCCGTCGGAGGGCTCCCGATCGCCTCCGGGGAACCCGTCCCCCCACCACGGGTAGTAGTAGCGGTCGCCCGGATAGCTCCACGGCGACACCGGAGGAAAACCCGGAGAAAACCCCGTCGCCGGATCCATCCGTCCTTGCCCGGCTTGTCCGGCTTGCTCCTCTCGACGACGATCATCGGGTCCCAGCATGAGGCACCTCCTCAGAGGGCTATCGATACGCGAAACGTCCCTCTACCCCCACCAGGCCAATCAACACCGGCCATTTCGCCCGGCTACTGATGGCGTCGGTATGGCCACTGAGAAAGGGGAATGGTGCCTAAGACCACCTCGCACGATATGACGCGCAGGACACAGAACCCGGCTTGGAGGAAGCCATGTCAACCGATACCACTCTGGCACGAGTGAAACGGCGGGCCAGTAGCTCGATGCGGGTGAGGTCTCAGTGACCGGGGCGGGAGCAGTCGAGGCTACTGCTGCGTTGCGACGCTATCGGCGGGCGGCGGATTACCTGGCAGCGGCGCAGATCTATCTGCGTCACAACGTGTTGTTACGGGAGCGGCTGCATCCTGAGCATCTCAAGCCGGCGTTGCTGGGCCACTGGGGACCTGTCCGGGGATCACGTTTGTCTATTCCGGTCTGAACGGGCTCATCCGCCACACCGATCAACAGGTGCTGCTGGTCACCGGGCCCGGCCACGGCGCACCCGCCAACCACGCCAACCTGTGGCTTGAAGGTAGCCACGCCGACAACGATCCGGCTCTGTCTCGTGACGGCGCAGGGCTCGTGGAGTTGGTTCGCCGTTTCTCTGTGCCCGGCGGCTTCCCCAGTCACTTGTCGCCGGCGGTGCCAGGCGTCATCCACGAGGGTGGTGAGCTGGGCTACGCGCTCGCGACGGCGTTCGGCGCGGCGTTCGACGCCCCCGACCGGCTGGTCGCCTGCGTGGTCGGCGACGGCGAAGCCGAGACCGGCCCGACAGCGACGGCCTGGCACGGCACGAAGCACCTCGACCCAGCCACCTCGGGCGCGGTACTGCCAATCCTGCACCTCAACCGCTACAAGATCGCCTCGCCGACACTCTTCGCGACGATGACCGACAGCGAGCTGACGGCGTTGTTCCGCGGCTACGGGTGGCGCCCGATCCTGCTCGACGTCGAGACGACCGGTCGTGCGGCTGCCGGCGATCCTGACGCCGCGCTCGCCGCCGCGCTGGGCGACGCGTATACCGAGATCCGCGGCATCCAGGACGACGCACGTTCGAGCCGGCCACGACAGCGTCCGGCGTGGCCGATGTTGGTGGTGAAGAGCCCGAAGGGGTGGGGCGGCATCGACGACCTCGACAGGCATCCGGTGACGGGCACCTTCTACGCCCATCAGGTGCCGGCACCGAACGTGCACGACGATCCCGAACAGCTCGCCGCGCTGGAGCGGTGGCTGCGCTCGTACCGGCCGGAGGAACTGTTCGACGCAGACGGTCGACCGGCCGCCGACATCCTGGCCTGCTGCCCCGTGGGTGACCAGCGTCTGGGCGCCCAGCCCGCTGCGAACGGCGGCCGCCTGCGGGTGCCACTGCTGCTACCGTCGCTGGAGCCGTTCGCCCCGCCCTCGCCGACGCCAGGGCAAAGCGATGCCAGCCCCACCGGCCCCCTCGGGGAGTGGCTGGCCGCGGTGATGCGGGCGACCGAGGAACGCCGCGACTTCCGGATCGTGTGCCCCGACGAGCTGGAGTCGAACAAGCTCGGCGCGGTGCTGTCGGCCAGCCCGCGGGCCTACGCCTGGCCGGTCGACCTCTATGCCGAGCATGTCGCGCCGGGTGGCCGGGTGATGGAGAAGCTCAGCGAGCACGACTGCCAGGGCTGGCTGCAGGGCTACCTGCTGACCGGGCGACACGGGCTGTTCCCGTGCTACGAGGCGTTCGTGCAGATCGTCGACGGCATGGTGAACCAGTACGCCAAGTTCCTCAAGATGGCCGGCGAGGTGCCATGGCGCGCGCCGGTCTCGAGCCTGACATACCTGCTGACCAGCGAGGGCTGGCAGCAAGAACACAATGGCTATAGCCACCAAGGGCCGGGTTTTCTCAACCAGTTGCTCACCAAGAAGGGCTCGGTCGCGCGGATCTATCTCCCGCCGGACGCGTCGACCCTGCTGGTCACGATGGAGCACTGCCTGCAAAGCACTAACCGGATCAACGCGGTCGTCG is part of the Tenggerimyces flavus genome and encodes:
- a CDS encoding BON domain-containing protein encodes the protein MLGPDDRRREEQAGQAGQGRMDPATGFSPGFPPVSPWSYPGDRYYYPWWGDGFPGGDREPSDGEIKSTVVERLKQNPHTKDDTIKVDVKQRVVVLGGDVSSWLAKRAAGDDAWDTPGVVDVSNQLRPPTDLPTSPATDADPDRAELMVPGDG